The DNA sequence TACTGTGGACAGGggggaaaataagtaaaaagaaaaaacaaagaaaaacactaaCTTGGGGTCTAGGAAACCCCAAGAACATGCatagaaagaagagaggaagggggataggagagagagacagaaggagagagaacttggttgccttctgtttgctccttgaccaggaatcaaatctgcaacccaggtatgtgccctgaccagaaattgagccATGCACAGGACGATGTTCAACCAACCGGGCCACTCCGGCTGGGGAAAAATAATGGTTTTAATAGAGCTTTAATCTTTAGATCCTCCGTCCTTTCTCAGAGGTCAGTGTGTAGAGCTGAAAGTCCAATTTACTAATCagttggtctttctggtgactaGATCCATCCTGAGGCTTTGTAGGAATGTTAAATCATCTTATTAGCAAAAACTCCACTGTTATAAaacattttgggtttttttttgtgtgtatagcAAAACATACTcctatcacttaggaaattataGAGTTTTACAAGCTTATTGTCAAGTACTGTGGACATAGACTAAGTTTATTTCTTATTCTACAACACATAGGCTTGTCAGTAAATAGTTACTTCATATGAAGGCATTTTGTAAAAAGCTTTATTTCAAACTAAGTTTATGAGAGATTACACAATgattcacttttcttttctgtCCTACTAGTAGGTACAGTTGGTGATTCTCTGCAGTATCCCTTGCAAAGTCGAAGCATTCCGAGTCTGGAAAGATGCTGTGAAAATAGTATGTTTGGAGATATTGTTAATCAGAGCAAAGGTAATTTCCTATTAAAGCAAAATCACACTATGTTTGAGATACATGAAAAACTTCCAATATCAAAGTTAAGTTTTGAAAACCAAAACAGAAACTGTAACATAAAGAACTTTGTTGAGTTGAAAGGAGAAGAGACACCCATTCTGCATGCTAACCATGAACAATTTTACACTGAAATTATATTGCCTGTCAGCACCAAACCCATCAATAATAAGTTGCAGGCCATTCAGGAACAGAGCACTCACCACATTGAGAAAGTCCACATAGGCgctgaatgtgggaaagccttcaagAAAATGTCTCAgctcactgatcatcagagagttcattcTAGAGAGAAACCTAATGGATGCAGTCCATGTAGTAAAGCCTTCTCTAGGAAGTCCAGGCTTAGTGACCATCAAAGGATTCATGAAGATCTGAAGCAATATGAATGCACTAAATGTAACAAAACCTTCCTCACAACATCACAGTTCAGTATACATCAGAAAACTCACATGAGACAGAACTCTTATGCGTGTAATGAATGTGGTAAAGCATTCATCAAAAAGTCTCGGCTCATTTATCATCAGCGATGtcatacaggagagaaaccccATGGGTGCAGTTTATGTGGAAAGAACTTCTCTACAAAGTTTAGTCTCACTACCCATCAAAAAAttcatacaggagagaaaccccATGGATGCAATATATGTGGGAAGACCTTCTCTACAAAGTTTTGTCTCACTAACCATCAAAACActcatacaggagagaaacctCATGGATGCAGTCTCTGTGGGAAGACGTTCTCTACGAAGTTTAGTCTCACTACCCATCAGAAAActcatacaggagagaaaccttataCATGCACAGAATGTGGAAGAGGCTTTTCAGTGAAGCGTGGCCTCATCCTACATCAACGaactcatactggagagaaaccttacaTATGTAATGAGTGTGGGAAAGACTTCACCTGGAAGAACACTCTCATCAGACATCAGCGAGCACATacaggagagaagccctatgTATGTGTGTTATGTGAAAAAGGCTTCACCATGAAGACTGATCTCACTGTACATCGAAGAACTCATACTTCAGAGAAACCGTATgtgtgtagtgaatgtgggaaaagcTTCTCAATGAAGCACTGCCTCATGGTACATCAGCGAATTCATACTGGAGATAAACCTTATGTATGTAATGAGTGTGGGAAATGCTTCCCCTGGATGTGCCCTCTCATCAGACACCAGCGAACacatacaggagagaaaccctatgtgTGCAATGTATGTGGAAAAGGCTTCAGCATGAAGGGGGGTCTCACTGTCCATGAGCAAACTCATACTTCTGAGAAACCATATATGTGCAACGAATGTGGGAAAGGCTTTACTCAGAAGTATAAACTCAATGTACATCGGCTCATTCACAcgggagagaaaccctatgtaTGCGGTGAATGTGGAAAAGGCTTCGCAGTGAAGAACAAGCTGATTGTACATCAGCGGATTCATACAGGAGGGAAACCTTATATATTGTAGTGAATGTAGGAAAGGCTTTATCTTGAAGAACCCTGTCATCTGAGACCAGCAAACATACAGGAGAGAAGCCTTATGTATGTAGTGTATGTGGAAATGGCTTCTCTATGAACAGTGATCTCAGTGTACATGGGTGCACTTATATGTAAGAGCAACCTTATATATTCAATGAAGGTGTCAAAGGCTAACCTGGAAAAAGCATACTCATTGCACCGCTGCAAATTCATAAGCAGATAAACTATATGCCGTGAATGGACTTCACCATGAAGAATACTCTAAGTATACATCAACAAATTCATACCGCAGAGAAGCCATACAAATGCAGTGGGTGTGGTGAAGGCGTTAGGAAAAAGATATGCCTTGTGCAGCATCTGAGATCTCACTAAGGAAAGACTTGCTTTTCATGTTCTGAAAGTGGGCAATTCTCACTGTGCAAAAAGAATCTCATTAGCCATCAGAATGGACATGGCAGAGAAACACTATGAATGCAACAAAGATGGGAAAACCTTCACTATGAAGTCAGGTCTCAATGTTCATCAGAGAAAACACAGGAGAGAGCCCTGGGGATGCAGCAATTATGGTAACGCTTTTGCCTACTTGTCAGTCCTTTTTAAGCATAAGAGAATTTACAGGCAGTTGCTTTGGAGAAAACTGTAGGCCTTAAAGATAATTGTATGTAAAGAATAGCTTAATGCAAAGAATGCAGTGCTGTATTTACTGACCAATTActtcttattttatattgatgaaaaaaattataaaattcagatAAAATCAACAATGATGAAAATATTGTAGGACATTTTATGTGTAAAGAGTGTTTTCTGAGGTCAATCCAATGAATGTGACAGACTGAAGAAACACTTTAGTTGGAAGTAGAACATCTCATATGTGATCATTAGAGATCATGACTGAGGGCATATTTTTAATTGTGGGAAAATGTCTTCTGGAAAGTAAGACATTGGCCATCACTTGACACTACAGCTAGACACTACTCGGGCAGTGAATATAGCTTGATTTGCAGTAATTTATGTTGCCTCATCATTTGTCAGGAAATCTATGCAGAAATAACTGACAAACACATTCAATTTGGTGGTCTTTAGCAAAACCTCAGGTAACTTAATCAATGAAAGAAGCCTTGAATGAAACAGCATTGTCACAAGTCTAAACAGTTAATATACTTCACAAACAATTGGGGAGAGGATACCTTCAGCCATATTTCTAGTTGCTTGCCAAtgattttataagttttaaactgTGGTAGTTGCTCTCATCATGgattaaattttaatatgtacAACACAGGAGTGGTCTATGCTTATTTCATTCTGTAATTAACTTTGAAATTTCTTTATTTCATACTTTGTGTTATTTCAGAATATTTGAAGTACTTGAAAATGAAAGTGAGCCTGTCTGGTGTGgtcagttgttgagtgtcaataaaccaagaggtcagtgggttgaatcccagtcagggcatatgcccacattttgggctcaatcctcagtaggggccgtgcaggaggcagctgatcgatcataggtgtttctatctctatccctctctctctctaaatttcaataaaaaaacacatttaaaaaaaatgaagcaatatGTTAATTTCATAAAGACAACAGCACATTTGGATATGTTTCATCAACTTTATAAGTAGCATCGAGTCACTTataaaatgaaatctttttttttttaatatactttttaaattgagttttagagaggaagggagagaaaaacacacctttttttgttgttaatcctcactcaagaatgttttttccattaatttttatggtggaaggaagagagaaaaacatccttgtgaaagagacacatcaattggttgcctcctgcacttcccgaACCAGgacaaggattgaacctgcagttcaggtatgtgcacttgaccagaatcaaacacaaGACCCTTCAGTGGGTGGGCCAGTGCTGTAAAATCTGATCCACTCTGGACAGGGTGAGAGGGAAAAagaccctttttaaaaaactaggcattttttaaaaatgtgtttttattgattttaggagagagaaagagaaatatccatgtgagagtaACACACTgattgttgcctcctgtacatgcctctaccagggccagggcctgagaggagcctgcaacccaaacaGGCCAAACAGGCAAGGGCCTGATAGTTAGGAGATGATAAAATTAACCTAAGCTTTGGCTCTGGTGAAAACGGCTACACCAGTTTTACAACAAAATGTGTGcctgttttttttcaatttgtgAGAACTTGGGGAAATACTGGTGAGGGGAGAAAGATAGAGTACGGTGTGAGCAGAATAATTTAGAATTGTAGAAAAATAGCCATGGCAGCAAGTTTCATAGTTTCAACAGTCCTTTATTAGTAACCTCACTGCTTCAGAGGCTGTATTACACAGCAGTGAACAGAGCAATGGGTTCCATACCAGGCTTCATTAAAAGGGTAGCCAATCATTCAACAGAAaatatcctacattataataaatTCTTAGTGACAGGGGATGGGAATACACAGAggtgggcaaatgtaggtttacagtggtaatacaataatacaagagtaatcatacaataataaactctgtgctttgcatcctcacaactataaacctatttttcacCCCTGTATAAATTGAGCAGCACTCAGTAATGACAAGCATGTGGCTCCTGAGGATTTTAAGAGCACACATTTAAAGGaggggagccctgactggtttgactcACCACATAGAAAGTCAGCTTGTGGATTGAGGggacctgggttcgattccagttggaggcacatgccctgtttttgggctcgatccctggtgggcagtgtgcagggggcagctgatcagtgattctctcttatcattgatgtttctatctctacctcttccttcttctctgaaaccaatgaaaaaaaatatatatttttaaaaataaataacataaaggaggggagaaaggggatTTGAGTATATTGGAAAGATGTTTCATGTACAGGAACATGCTGTCCCGTGTTCCCAGGCCAGCGGTTCCCAGGAGTGTCAGACTCCGACCACTGTTTCAGTTTCAGGGGCtggagattatttttatttagaactgACTTTTATAGTTTATagtaagtttaaattttttttaactcttctgTTAGATTatttagggttttttgtttttgttaatatattttcattgatttcagagaggaacagagagggagagacatacagaaaaatgaatgatgagacagaatcattgatcaactgcctcctgcacgctccacactggcaatcaagcccaaaacccgcaCATGTgacatgaccagaatcgaactctgacctggttcataggttgatgctcaagcactgaaaCACGCCAGTCAGGCAagaattattatagattttaatatttgttgCACAAATTCAAACCCATAACTACTTTTTTATATTtcgtgtgatttttttaaagtttttcagcTATACATGGCTGAACTTTCATTATGAATATGAATTCATATTCATTTACTCTAAATGACTTCATTTAccctaaatattatttataaatttgttcATAATCTCATCACATTGAAATGTCTAAAACATCACCACATCTGACATGTTAGATATGTCTGTAAAGGACAAATTTTCTTTCACTATGGTAATTACAATAGCATTTTCTTATGAAGAAACACACCAATAACAAAATTCAATTTTTCcactttttgaaaatttatttaccttatttgatattcaaattaaaactatacaatagagttccatttaaaatttatattatatcctggcaggtgtttctcagtggtttgagAGTCCTCCCATGAACCAACAGATCCTggagttccatttctggtcagggcacatcccgagattgtgggctaaatccccagtaggaggcatacaggGGCAGCCGAAGGATGTGTCTCTTATGGTGTCGGTCTCTCCTTAtctatctaaaaataataaaggaaaaaataaagcttatACTATGCatcttagttcttttttatttcaaaagtgtgtcctgccgagaccggtttggctcagtggatagagcttcggcctgcggactgaaaggtcccaggttcgattctggtaaagggcatgtaccttggttgcggacacatccccagtaggggttgtgctggaggcagctgatcgatgtttctctctcaaggatgtttctggctctctgtccctctcccttcctctctgtaaaaaaatcaataaaatatatatttttaaaaagtgtgtcctACATTCCTGtgttatatttttcacatttacatATGATGGTATAAGTAGCTCATTTATGTGATAAAATGTTCTAGACTCTAATGCATTCATACCTTTTTATGATGAGTCGCTGCATTGGGCTCAAAGATAATGTGTTCTCATTAGCGTGCACTCAAGTCCCTTCACCAGGAAAAGATGACAACatcctttagccattcccaagatgttttctttttaaaaaatatatattttcattgattttttacagaaaggaagagagatagagagttagaaacatctatgagagacatcaatcagccgcctcccacACGCctgtggggatgtgcccgcaaacccACATACGAccctaactggaatcgaacccgggacctttcagtccgcaggccgacactctacccactgagccaaaccggcttcgccTCCAAGATGTTTCTTTCATGCGGCTGGGACATCTCTTAGCCCCTGCAGAGGCGGATCTGGGTCTTTTCTCCTGGAGTGAGGCGGGaaaagcctgggccctggtctgggactGACCACATGACCCAACGACCAAATGTGAAATCCCCCGCGGGAGCCAATGAAGGGTCAGAAAAGGCGTTTCCGGCGAAGCTCCTAGAGGCGGGACTTCCGGTGTCCTCGAGGCGGGCATTTTGTCTGTACTCGGGATACTGCCAGCTCTCTGCTCCGAGGTTCCCGATCGCCAGGTCCTGGTGGAGATCCCCGAGGGAAAAGCCGTGGGCGTTGTGCACTCGCGCGGGTGTGAAGATGGACATGGTAACGTGGGTGACCCGCTTTCTGGCCCGGACCGGGACCGCCCTTCCCGCGGCGGCCTCTGCTcccgccgctcccgccccgcTTCCTCCACGGAGAGCAATGGCGGCGTCCGCGCTGAGTCGCTGGGCTGAGGTGAGTGCGCGTCCCCCGGGTGCGGGCGCCTGTGACGTCCTGCAGCTCAGTCCGCGTGGAGGACGgcggtggggagagaggagcgtTGTGGCTTCTGAGGACACAGAAAGGGCAGGGCAGAGTGCACGGGGGTGACTGGCATCTGAATTCCCGTGCGGATGTGGGCTGTGAGGATTGATGCAAAGATCTGAGGCTGCAGGGATGATATCGCAGGCTCAATCCGGGCCTTCCGCGCTGTGGGATCCATCTGAGGACTGGGTTGACCTGGATCGGACTGGAATCCAAGCTCTCTCTAATAACATGCCAAGTTCATGGGTGAGTCCAGCGAGATCCAGTGGcattggagcaggaagggggcagagctgagggagtgaaCCTGGGACTGAAGGTGGGAAGAGGTTAAAGGTTACCCAGTGGTGTGCACATCTGGAGGAAGTGTGAGCTGATGGTCCTGGGTACTGGTATGGGGACATAAGGATGAAGCCTAAACTCGTGTTTGTCTTTGTCTTGGAGGCATGATCTGGGAGACTGCAGTGGTATTGCTGGGCAGGAAGGCTGGGACCCTGCAAGCATG is a window from the Eptesicus fuscus isolate TK198812 chromosome 21, DD_ASM_mEF_20220401, whole genome shotgun sequence genome containing:
- the LOC103304413 gene encoding zinc finger protein 615-like, which encodes MELLQEPLTFHDVAVDFTWEEWQLLGPEQKDLYRDVMMENYRHLVSVGYRVSKPDVLSKLERGEESWTVQRGLHCLVSPGTVGDSLQYPLQSRSIPSLERCCENSMFGDIVNQSKGNFLLKQNHTMFEIHEKLPISKLSFENQNRNCNIKNFVELKGEETPILHANHEQFYTEIILPVSTKPINNKLQAIQEQSTHHIEKVHIGAECGKAFKKMSQLTDHQRVHSREKPNGCSPCSKAFSRKSRLSDHQRIHEDLKQYECTKCNKTFLTTSQFSIHQKTHMRQNSYACNECGKAFIKKSRLIYHQRCHTGEKPHGCSLCGKNFSTNLTTHQKTHTGEKPYTCTECGRGFSVKRGLILHQRTHTGEKPYICNECGKDFTWKNTLIRHQRAHTGEKPYVCVLCEKGFTMKTDLTVHRRTHTSEKPYVCSECGKSFSMKHCLMVHQRIHTGDKPYVCNECGKCFPWMCPLIRHQRTHTGEKPYVCNVCGKGFSMKGGLTVHEQTHTSEKPYMCNECGKGFTQKYKLNVHRLIHTGEKPYVCGECGKGFAVKNKLIVHQRIHTGGKPYIL